A section of the Oryzias melastigma strain HK-1 linkage group LG14, ASM292280v2, whole genome shotgun sequence genome encodes:
- the foxred1 gene encoding FAD-dependent oxidoreductase domain-containing protein 1 isoform X2, which yields MSAWRRLPGKARSAAGLLTSTRVTERLWDPRAPSTCSQSLSTSGSSRNDYLKDLQAQLAGMRKKAADVLPSSSWTSLEINTGLPPKRVDIVIVGGGVVGWSIAYWLKKKEKYSQASTVLSAGGIRQQFSLPENIHLSLASADFMRNINEHLGVLNEEPVDLQFNHSGYLFLANEKVAHIMEENYNTQRLAGAKVSLLSPTQLKERFPWIDTDGVALASYGLENEGWFDPWTLLNAFKRKAISLGVTQFCGEVTGFKSITNVLTTVDDEKVGIKRIKSVKVQMPNSLQYQPVDCAIVVNAAGAFSGKLAEMLGIGLGPKDSFSGIPVPVEPRKRYVYVVHCPDGPGLDTPFLIDYSGVYFRREGLGGTYITGVSPEEGEEPDTSDLEVDHQFFQDKVWPKLASRVPAFEKLKVSSAWAGFYDYNTFDQNGIIGVHPLINNMYFATGFSGHGLQHSPAVGRAVAELILDGSFQTLDLNNFGFKRILEQEPMLERNIV from the exons ATGTCGGCGTGGCGGCGGCTCCCCGGAAAGGCGCGCTCGGCCGCCGGGTTGCTCACCTCCACCCGGGTGACAGAGCGGCTCTGGGACCCGCGTGCACCTTCAACCTGCAGTCAGAGCCTGAGCACGAGCGGCTCTTCCCGGAATGACTATTTGAAAG ACCTGCAGGCTCAGTTGGCAGgaatgaggaaaaaagcagCAGATGTTCTTCCAAGCAGCAGCTGGACTTCTCTGGAGATCAACACCGGCCTGCCTCCTAAGAGGGTGGACATCGTGATCGTGGGAGGCGGCGTGGTGGGATGGTCCATCGCCTACTGGctgaagaagaaggagaag TACTCCCAGGCCTCCACTGTGCTGTCAGCGGGGGGGATCCGCCAGCAGTTCTCGCTGCCCGAGAACATCCACCTCTCGCTGGCCTCCGCAGACTTCATGAGGAACATCAAT GAACATCTGGGCGTGTTGAATGAAGAGCCCGTAGACCTGCAGTTCAACCACTCGGGGTACCTCTTCCTCGCCAACGAGAAGGTGGCTCACATCATGGAGGAGAACTACAACACCCAGAG GCTCGCCGGAGCCAAAGTGTCTCTCCTCTCTCCGACTCAACTGAAGGAGAGGTTTCCGTGGATCGACACAGACGGCGTGGCGCTGGCGTCCTACG GCTTGGAGAACGAAGGCTGGTTTGATCCCTGGACTCTCCTGAACGCCTTTAAGAGGAAAGCCATTTCCTTGGGAGTCACTCAGTTCTGTGGGGAAGTCACCG GTTTTAAGTCCATAACAAATGTTCTGACAACCGTTGACGACGAAAAAGTGGGAATAAAGAGAATCAAGTCTGTCAAA GTGCAGATGCCCAACAGTCTGCAGTACCAGCCGGTCGACTGTGCCATCGTGGTGAATGCGGCGGGAGCCTTTTCTGGAAAACTGGCGGAGATGCTGGGAATTGGCCTCGGCCCCAAAGATTCCTTCTCTGGAATTCCAGTTCCAGTGGAGCCTCGAAAGAG GTATGTGTACGTGGTCCACTGCCCTGACGGGCCGGGTCTGGACACGCCGTTCTTAATCGATTACTCTGGAGTTTACTTCAGGAGGGAGGGCTTAGGAGGGACCTACATCACTGGGGTGTCACCTGAGGAG GGGGAGGAGCCAGACACCAGCGATCTGGAGGTGGACCACCAGTTTTTCCAGGACAAAGTTTGGCCCAAATTGGCGAGCAGAGTTCCTGCGTTTGAGAAACTCAAG GTGAGCAGCGCCTGGGCGGGCTTCTACGACTACAACACCTTCGACCAGAACGGCATCATCGGCGTGCACCCTCTGATCAACAACATGTACTTCGCCACCGGCTTCAGCGGCCACGGCCTGCAGCACTCGCCCGCCGTGGGTCGAGCCGTGGCAGAGCTCATCCTGGACGGGAGCTTCCAAACTCTGGACCTGAACAACTTTGGATTCAAGCGGATTCTGGAGCAGGAGCCCATGCTGGAGAGGAACATTGTGTGA
- the foxred1 gene encoding FAD-dependent oxidoreductase domain-containing protein 1 isoform X1, with the protein MSAWRRLPGKARSAAGLLTSTRVTERLWDPRAPSTCSQSLSTSGSSRNDYLKDLQAQLAGMRKKAADVLPSSSWTSLEINTGLPPKRVDIVIVGGGVVGWSIAYWLKKKEKVRGGVQVIVVERDPTYSQASTVLSAGGIRQQFSLPENIHLSLASADFMRNINEHLGVLNEEPVDLQFNHSGYLFLANEKVAHIMEENYNTQRLAGAKVSLLSPTQLKERFPWIDTDGVALASYGLENEGWFDPWTLLNAFKRKAISLGVTQFCGEVTGFKSITNVLTTVDDEKVGIKRIKSVKVQMPNSLQYQPVDCAIVVNAAGAFSGKLAEMLGIGLGPKDSFSGIPVPVEPRKRYVYVVHCPDGPGLDTPFLIDYSGVYFRREGLGGTYITGVSPEEGEEPDTSDLEVDHQFFQDKVWPKLASRVPAFEKLKVSSAWAGFYDYNTFDQNGIIGVHPLINNMYFATGFSGHGLQHSPAVGRAVAELILDGSFQTLDLNNFGFKRILEQEPMLERNIV; encoded by the exons ATGTCGGCGTGGCGGCGGCTCCCCGGAAAGGCGCGCTCGGCCGCCGGGTTGCTCACCTCCACCCGGGTGACAGAGCGGCTCTGGGACCCGCGTGCACCTTCAACCTGCAGTCAGAGCCTGAGCACGAGCGGCTCTTCCCGGAATGACTATTTGAAAG ACCTGCAGGCTCAGTTGGCAGgaatgaggaaaaaagcagCAGATGTTCTTCCAAGCAGCAGCTGGACTTCTCTGGAGATCAACACCGGCCTGCCTCCTAAGAGGGTGGACATCGTGATCGTGGGAGGCGGCGTGGTGGGATGGTCCATCGCCTACTGGctgaagaagaaggagaaggtGCGAGGAGGGGTGCAGGTCATCGTCGTGGAGCGGGACCCAACC TACTCCCAGGCCTCCACTGTGCTGTCAGCGGGGGGGATCCGCCAGCAGTTCTCGCTGCCCGAGAACATCCACCTCTCGCTGGCCTCCGCAGACTTCATGAGGAACATCAAT GAACATCTGGGCGTGTTGAATGAAGAGCCCGTAGACCTGCAGTTCAACCACTCGGGGTACCTCTTCCTCGCCAACGAGAAGGTGGCTCACATCATGGAGGAGAACTACAACACCCAGAG GCTCGCCGGAGCCAAAGTGTCTCTCCTCTCTCCGACTCAACTGAAGGAGAGGTTTCCGTGGATCGACACAGACGGCGTGGCGCTGGCGTCCTACG GCTTGGAGAACGAAGGCTGGTTTGATCCCTGGACTCTCCTGAACGCCTTTAAGAGGAAAGCCATTTCCTTGGGAGTCACTCAGTTCTGTGGGGAAGTCACCG GTTTTAAGTCCATAACAAATGTTCTGACAACCGTTGACGACGAAAAAGTGGGAATAAAGAGAATCAAGTCTGTCAAA GTGCAGATGCCCAACAGTCTGCAGTACCAGCCGGTCGACTGTGCCATCGTGGTGAATGCGGCGGGAGCCTTTTCTGGAAAACTGGCGGAGATGCTGGGAATTGGCCTCGGCCCCAAAGATTCCTTCTCTGGAATTCCAGTTCCAGTGGAGCCTCGAAAGAG GTATGTGTACGTGGTCCACTGCCCTGACGGGCCGGGTCTGGACACGCCGTTCTTAATCGATTACTCTGGAGTTTACTTCAGGAGGGAGGGCTTAGGAGGGACCTACATCACTGGGGTGTCACCTGAGGAG GGGGAGGAGCCAGACACCAGCGATCTGGAGGTGGACCACCAGTTTTTCCAGGACAAAGTTTGGCCCAAATTGGCGAGCAGAGTTCCTGCGTTTGAGAAACTCAAG GTGAGCAGCGCCTGGGCGGGCTTCTACGACTACAACACCTTCGACCAGAACGGCATCATCGGCGTGCACCCTCTGATCAACAACATGTACTTCGCCACCGGCTTCAGCGGCCACGGCCTGCAGCACTCGCCCGCCGTGGGTCGAGCCGTGGCAGAGCTCATCCTGGACGGGAGCTTCCAAACTCTGGACCTGAACAACTTTGGATTCAAGCGGATTCTGGAGCAGGAGCCCATGCTGGAGAGGAACATTGTGTGA